A single region of the Syntrophotaleaceae bacterium genome encodes:
- a CDS encoding P-II family nitrogen regulator, whose amino-acid sequence MKKVECIIKPFKLDEVKEALSGLGITGMTVSEVRGFGRQKGHTELYRGAEYQIDFIPKIKIELVIPTDRVAEVVDTVRREAATGTIGDGKIFVYDIEQTIRIRTGETGEEAL is encoded by the coding sequence ATGAAAAAAGTGGAATGCATTATCAAGCCATTCAAGCTTGACGAAGTCAAAGAAGCTCTGTCAGGCCTCGGCATAACCGGGATGACGGTGAGTGAAGTGCGGGGATTCGGCCGCCAGAAGGGACATACCGAACTGTACCGCGGGGCGGAGTACCAGATCGATTTCATTCCCAAGATCAAAATCGAACTGGTGATTCCTACCGACCGGGTCGCCGAAGTCGTGGATACAGTGAGGAGGGAAGCGGCGACCGGCACCATCGGCGATGGCAAGATATTTGTCTATGACATCGAGCAGACTATCCGGATTCGGACTGGTGAAACAGGTGAGGAAGCTCTTTAA
- a CDS encoding ammonium transporter — protein sequence MKRFGTLIAVSLLLLAPVVGFAEEAAPLTADAVQTNLNFVWTMIAAFLVFIMQAGFALVESGFTRAKNACNILMKNLMDFSVGSIAFWMIGFGLMFGTTNGFFGTTDFFFGGAVGDGEAWNYAFWMFQVVFAATAATIISGAVAERTKFSAYMVYSFFVSALIYPIFGSWAWGGLYNGGGWLEGLGFIDFAGSTVVHSMGGWLALAGAIVVGPRLGKYDKAGKVRPIPGHSIPLAGLGVFLLWFGWFGFNPGSTTVGDTSIALIAVTTNLAAAAGAITAMLATWIKYGKADVGMTLNGALAGLVGITAGCANVTPLSAVIIGAIAGILVLFSVLFFDKIKIDDPVGAVSVHGVCGAWGTLAAGLFDSAGFSMKTVGVQLIGIGACFAWAFITGLILFKLIDLVIGMRVTKEEEMAGLDFCEHGASAYPDFQTVRMGTVFTPGEGPTK from the coding sequence GTGAAACGATTCGGTACGCTCATAGCGGTCAGTCTGCTGCTGCTCGCGCCCGTCGTCGGATTTGCCGAGGAGGCAGCTCCCCTTACCGCCGACGCCGTTCAGACCAACCTGAACTTCGTCTGGACCATGATCGCCGCCTTCCTGGTCTTTATCATGCAGGCCGGTTTCGCCCTGGTTGAAAGCGGATTTACCCGGGCCAAGAACGCCTGCAACATCCTGATGAAAAATCTGATGGACTTCTCCGTCGGGTCCATCGCCTTCTGGATGATCGGGTTCGGCCTGATGTTCGGCACCACCAACGGCTTTTTCGGCACCACCGATTTCTTCTTTGGTGGCGCCGTGGGCGATGGCGAAGCCTGGAACTACGCCTTCTGGATGTTCCAGGTGGTGTTTGCCGCCACGGCCGCGACCATCATCTCCGGAGCCGTTGCCGAGCGCACCAAGTTCAGCGCCTACATGGTCTATTCGTTCTTTGTCTCTGCCCTGATCTATCCCATTTTCGGATCCTGGGCCTGGGGCGGCTTGTACAATGGCGGCGGCTGGCTCGAAGGTCTCGGTTTCATCGATTTTGCCGGGAGCACCGTGGTTCACTCCATGGGCGGCTGGCTGGCCCTGGCCGGCGCCATCGTCGTCGGTCCCCGTCTCGGCAAATACGACAAGGCCGGCAAGGTCAGGCCGATCCCCGGTCACAGCATCCCTCTGGCCGGCCTCGGCGTGTTCCTGCTCTGGTTCGGCTGGTTCGGGTTCAACCCCGGTTCCACCACCGTCGGTGACACCTCCATTGCCCTTATCGCCGTAACCACCAACCTGGCCGCCGCGGCCGGCGCCATCACCGCCATGCTGGCCACCTGGATCAAGTACGGCAAGGCTGACGTCGGCATGACCCTCAACGGCGCCCTGGCCGGTCTGGTCGGTATCACCGCCGGCTGCGCCAACGTCACTCCGCTGTCCGCGGTCATCATCGGCGCCATCGCCGGCATTCTGGTCCTTTTTTCGGTCCTGTTCTTCGACAAGATCAAGATTGACGATCCCGTTGGTGCCGTATCCGTCCACGGCGTTTGCGGCGCCTGGGGCACCCTGGCTGCGGGCCTGTTCGACTCCGCCGGCTTCTCCATGAAAACCGTCGGCGTGCAGCTGATCGGCATCGGGGCGTGTTTCGCCTGGGCCTTCATCACCGGTCTGATCCTGTTCAAACTGATCGACCTGGTCATCGGCATGCGCGTCACCAAGGAAGAGGAGATGGCCGGCCTCGACTTCTGCGAACACGGTGCCAGCGCCTATCCCGACTTCCAGACCGTGCGCATGGGAACCGTTTTCACCCCCGGCGAAGGTCCGACCAAGTAA
- a CDS encoding TorF family putative porin: MKKWSVLFVALVMIGAGMVNTSQAAIEVEGDVYAGVFDKYLWRGFDLSEGRPVLQGGIDLSFGNWTLSTWHNWQLKSGPTINSGELNETDLILDYSFDVGEMLSVSVGNIWYMLDFEGAEDTNELYAGATVNTLLSPTVTMYWDWDACEEDGLFFTFDVSHSFDLMEGLSLGLGALVSYNQHSDYAVGDYSGFHHYELSAGLDYTLTESLTLSPSFVFSSGIDDDAKDSIDSEILAGVTLTFAF; the protein is encoded by the coding sequence ATGAAAAAGTGGAGCGTTTTGTTTGTTGCCCTGGTCATGATCGGGGCGGGGATGGTCAACACCTCCCAGGCGGCGATCGAGGTTGAAGGGGATGTCTATGCCGGTGTGTTCGACAAGTACCTGTGGCGCGGTTTCGATCTGAGTGAAGGTCGCCCGGTTCTCCAGGGCGGGATCGATCTGTCTTTTGGTAACTGGACCCTCAGCACCTGGCACAACTGGCAGTTGAAAAGTGGACCGACCATCAACTCCGGGGAGCTGAACGAAACCGACCTCATCCTCGACTACTCTTTCGATGTCGGCGAAATGCTTTCCGTTTCGGTGGGGAATATTTGGTACATGCTGGATTTCGAAGGGGCTGAGGACACCAACGAGCTCTATGCCGGCGCTACCGTCAACACCCTGCTTTCTCCGACCGTGACCATGTACTGGGACTGGGATGCCTGTGAAGAAGACGGCCTTTTCTTCACCTTCGATGTCAGCCACTCCTTCGATCTGATGGAAGGCCTCTCTCTCGGTCTCGGGGCACTGGTCAGCTACAATCAGCATAGTGATTACGCCGTGGGCGACTACAGCGGATTTCATCATTACGAGCTGAGCGCCGGGCTGGATTACACACTTACCGAATCTTTGACCCTGAGCCCCTCCTTTGTCTTCTCCTCGGGTATCGACGACGACGCCAAGGATTCCATCGATAGCGAAATTCTGGCCGGGGTCACTCTCACCTTTGCCTTCTAG
- a CDS encoding radical SAM protein, producing the protein MEHTSSNILIPVRLSDGLTVEAVYFGSGTLCLSTQAGCALGCPFCASGARGLLRNLTIGELEKQVEQAREKGIKPLRLTLSGIGEPLHNSDVVIAFLEKCRKNRQSVSVTTTGVDLGALARLLPLDHNGVALSLHAGTAAVHHRLVPHGPPFEQVWDLLQDIWPGLSHRRRKKISVNYLLLQGINDADDEISELVNRLRPFPEMTLHLLQYNKVAGSPFSAPPAERQESIYRALFAAGINVRRANRWRIQPAGGCGTLFLQGLPI; encoded by the coding sequence ATGGAACACACCAGCTCCAACATCCTGATACCCGTGCGCCTGTCCGACGGCTTGACGGTGGAGGCGGTCTATTTCGGCAGCGGTACTCTCTGCCTTTCCACCCAGGCCGGTTGCGCGCTCGGTTGTCCCTTCTGCGCCTCAGGAGCGCGAGGATTGCTGCGCAACCTGACTATCGGGGAACTGGAAAAACAGGTGGAACAAGCCCGGGAAAAAGGTATAAAACCTCTGCGGTTGACCCTTTCCGGTATTGGGGAGCCCCTGCATAATTCAGATGTCGTGATCGCGTTTCTGGAAAAATGCCGAAAAAATAGGCAGTCGGTTTCGGTCACCACAACGGGAGTCGATCTGGGGGCGCTTGCCCGTCTCCTGCCGCTCGATCACAACGGCGTCGCCCTATCGCTTCATGCGGGCACGGCCGCGGTTCACCACCGCCTGGTTCCTCACGGTCCCCCCTTCGAGCAGGTGTGGGATCTGTTGCAGGACATCTGGCCAGGCCTTTCCCATCGTCGCCGGAAAAAGATCTCCGTCAATTACCTGCTGCTGCAGGGTATCAACGACGCGGATGACGAGATCTCCGAACTCGTGAACCGGCTCCGACCTTTTCCTGAAATGACCCTGCACCTGCTGCAATACAACAAGGTGGCCGGAAGTCCCTTTTCGGCCCCGCCTGCAGAGCGGCAGGAATCGATTTACCGGGCTCTGTTCGCCGCGGGAATCAATGTCCGCCGCGCCAATCGCTGGCGAATACAGCCTGCGGGGGGTTGCGGAACCCTTTTTCTGCAGGGGCTTCCCATTTGA
- a CDS encoding EI24 domain-containing protein, producing MPESQALFRFPHGFFLVFRAARLLWQNPDLIRYIVIPFLINVVVFSLTIYFGFEFFQYVIARFLPEGTTWYWSVVYYGLWMVAGVVTLVLVFFGFTVVGNLIASPFNELLSERTEELLLGGPVGENFSLSVFFAILDGRG from the coding sequence ATGCCTGAATCACAGGCCCTGTTCCGATTCCCCCACGGATTTTTCCTGGTGTTTCGTGCCGCCCGGCTGTTATGGCAAAATCCCGACCTGATCCGATACATCGTCATCCCCTTTCTGATCAATGTCGTGGTTTTTTCCCTGACCATCTATTTCGGCTTCGAATTTTTCCAGTATGTCATCGCCCGGTTTCTTCCGGAGGGGACTACCTGGTACTGGTCGGTCGTTTACTACGGACTCTGGATGGTGGCAGGCGTGGTCACCCTTGTGCTGGTTTTTTTCGGGTTTACCGTCGTGGGCAACCTGATTGCATCACCGTTCAACGAACTTCTTTCGGAACGGACGGAAGAACTGCTCCTGGGCGGACCGGTCGGAGAGAATTTCTCCCTGTCTGTTTTTTTCGCGATATTGGACGGTCGTGGCTGA